The DNA region TATGTGGGTGAGACACCTCCTAGAGGGCATGAGAAtgagaggaggagacaggattCAGGAATTGCCACACTTAAGGCTTAAGTAGTTTTAAGAGGTATCTAGAAGAACCAgccagagaagtagaaggaaaacGAGGAGGGGCAggtgccaccagagaagccagtgTCAATGCCAACCCTAGGGTTAGGAGAGTCACAATAATAGTAGTTGACATCCATCAACTGGCACTTAAATAACTTGCCGGGACTTGTGCTTATGTCTCACACACTGCGCTCACCATTCTCATTTTAAGAGGTAGCAGAAGTAGTTATCAAACCCATTTTCCAAAGGAGTTaacaggcccagagaggagaagcCACATGCCTGAGATCACCCAGCAAGTGAGTGGCAGGGCCAGGTTCTGACCCCAAGACCCCAGGATTCCAGAGGCTGAAAAGCCTACCCCAGGCTGGCCCTTGGGGTGGGATTGGCAGTATCTCAAGTGAGGCTAATGCTGCACCTTGCTTGCCTGTCCACAGCGCCTGGCACATGAGTGCCTGTCACAGAGCTGCGACAGTGCCAAGCACTCTCCAACACTGGTGCCCACAGCCACCAAGCCTGATGCCGTCCAGCCTGACAGCCTGCCCTACCCGCAGTACCTGGCGGTCATCAAAGCCCAGATTGCCTGTGCCAAGGACATTCACACTGCCCTGCTGGACTGTGCCAACAAGGTCACAGGCAAGACGCCTGCACCACCTACGGGCCCTGGAGGCACCCTGTGAGCCCgcagggctgggagtgggggaagggCCAGGGAGGGAATGAAGAGTGGCTTCAAAGCAGCTTTGTCTCTGGCTTTTCTTCCTGCCTGAGCACTCCCGCCGGCgccagcagggggcagcagaggcccCTACAGGGCGCGTGTAGGGCGGGGCCTTGCCTCTGCCGGCTGCCTTCTCTTCCCTGGCTGAGGGTGGACTTTGGATTGTGCCCCTTGGTGATctcttccagggggtctccccCTACCTAGCCTAGTTGTGGAGTCCTgaccaggcccctctccctcaGTCCATTCTTAATTTTGTCCCAGTTTGGGGGGTGGTCTCTGTGTCTGCTCCTTTTCTAGCTGTTTCTCTTGGTGTCTTCTGTCATTCGATCTCCTTTtgttcccatctccctctctctgaCCATCTCTTGCCCAGTGCGCCTTTGCTAATGGGGACTGTCCCCATCTCCTAacgactcccctggtggctcagacagtatagcatctgcctacaatgcgggagacccgggttcaaaccctgggtcgggaagatctcctggagaaggaaatggtaacccactccagtattcttgcctggaaaatcccatggatggaggagcctggtaggctacagtccatggggtcccagagagttgggcacgactgagcaacttcactttcactttccagctcCTAACTGGGATTCTGTGCCTATGCAAAGGGCCAGAATGGAAGCCAGAACCCCAGAGTGACCTGGGGCTAGAAGGAGCTTCCTTTCCAGGGGCCATAGCCACACCCAGCAATCCCCAGCACCTCTCATGTCAGCTCAACCGCCAGTCTGCTTGACCCAAAAAAGGGGAAGTGGAAGGTCTGGGCCCTGACAGCACACCCAGTCCCAGTCAGGGAGCAACCCAgcgtgcccccccacccccatacccCGGGCCTGCGTCAGCAGCACTCAAACAAGGGGTGTTATGCAATCCGCGGTGTAGCCAGCCCAGCTGAATGCCTGGGTCCCTGTATTTTTAGCCCTAAAGGAGAAGTGAAAAGGCCCTAGCAGGGATGAATCATCAGTCCTGGAGAAGAACCCAGGCACCTTGGCCCTAGCTCCGGGAAGTAGACCTTGAGGAGGAGGCCTCAGGAAGAGtgtgccccaccaggctccccacttCCCCGAGAGGGAGCTTCAGGGAGCTCAGCCATGGCTGTCAGGCCTGGGCAAGTGTAGGGCGGAGCTACCAGCTCAGGCCCAGCTGGTGGGGTGTGAAAGGCCCAAGTGACTCAGCCTGGTTGGGGGACGGATGGCCCCACCCAGAACCTTCTGTACCCTGCTTCCCATGGCACTGCCCAGAGGTCTGCTGTCCTGGACCCCACATCAGTGTGGAACGCCCGGGAGCATGGAGCCCTGCAAATCACCCAGAGCCCAAGTCCCCACACTGGAGTTCTGGGAAATGGCcagctctttgtgtgtgtgtacatcccAGCAGTTCCTACCCTTTCTCCCTGACCTTccttgaagtgtgtgtgtgtgtgtgtacatcccAGCAGTTCCCACCCTTTCTCCCTGACCTTCCTTGAAGTGCCAGGCACACAGGGCAAGCTCCAGGCAGGGCAACAGACCCCTCAGGCACGAGCTGAAGCTGCTGTCCACAGGGAGAATTTCTTCTGGGAGGAAGCCACAGCTCTGCCCATTTATCTGACTAGATCAGCCCCCCACCCGTGTGACTCCCCACATCTTCTAGGATAATCtacttaaagtcaactgattataGACTTGAATCACATCCACAAAATTCCTTCACAGCCTCATCTAGATTAAATAACTGGGGGCTGTAGCCTAGCCAAGTTAACAAATAAAACTGACCATCATAACCTTGTCAGTTTGGCACCCCTACACATCTCCTTACCACACTTATCTCCAAATCAACACAAAAACAAAGTCCCAGTTCCACCTACCATGGTAACAATTATCTGCCTACAACACTCCCCGTGAGAGCCTGCTGGCTTCCAGCCTGGGGGCACGCAGCACAGGGTGGCAGAGATGTGTCAGCCCACAGGCCCATACGCTCAGGAGGCACAGCCGGCCCTGTGAGGTGGCATCAGCGCAGCATCACACACAGATGGCAGGACATCCCGGCAGACAGACAGGAGACACCTGGTGGGCGGCGGGCGCAGGATGCACAGTTCAGCAGCACACAGGGTAGGAATCGTGCACCAGGAAGCTGAGCTCATGCAACACGCATGTGCTGCGCATCTGTTTGGGGCCAAGCCCTGTGTGGTGTGGACTTGCTGTGTTCACACTGGGAACTGTGTAGTGCCTTGCTGGAGCTGATATTCTAGTGACAGTGAAGtgtgaaaaagtaaaactgtgtcAGGCAGTGAGAAGTTCCAAGAAAGAAACCAGAGAGGTGACACCAGAAGTCAAATAGGGGGAGAAAAAGtgtttaggaataaatctaaaggTGTAAGGTTTGCAGGTGGAGAATTAATGTTACTTTATTGGAAACCATGAAAGTTTGAGAGTTTAGGTTTGGGGGTAAATAGATGTTACATGTATTTtgttggttcagttgctcagttgtgtcccactctttgtgaccccatggatgtattttattatttgttaaatgGGTAACAAGgttatttttaaaccttttctaaTCCTTGACCCAGGTCATGAAGGCCTCCCTGAGAAGGCAGTACTGGAGTGAACTTAAAGGAGAGGGAGTAGGTCCTGGACATTCCAGAGGGAACAAGTGCAGAGGCCCTGCCTGAGGCAGAACTCTGGTGGTGCATGGATGGAATAACGTGGATGCCGGGACCACAGTGAGGAGGCAGGGTAGGAGAGGACCTCAGCGAAGCTTCTCACCGGATTAGCAGGCCCAGAGGAAGCTCATACAGCCTGGAACACAACCACCCACTCCAGGGGAGGGTGTACATGAGATGCACAGCTACACAGGGCAAACCAGACCAGGGAGAAACAGGCACACACAACCCCTCTTCTCTAGTAGAGAACAGCGTGACCCGCCATCCTGCGATCATGGTGCCTCGGTCCCAGGGACAGTCCCACAAACAGACTCAAGGAACAATCCAACCATGTGAATACACAAACACCGTCTAACTACCACTTATGCTGCTATCTCCTGCCCCATCTCAGACTTTGCCCATCATCAGCTGACTCAGCCCTGCCCTCAGCTCTACGTTATCAAAAGCAGTGAGGCTGGCTTTAGATAAGGCTTCTCAGGTTCAAGTGTGCCTGCCTTTTTGCCCCTGGTCTGCCCACAGAGGCCACCAAGAGGAGCAGGAGTGCGCCAGCCACCCTCCCCATCATGCGCGCTGCCGACGTCAGGAACCAAAGTTCACCAGTTTCACTGCCTTGTGATCTGGCCACAGAGGAACTGCTTCCAGACACTGGCCTCCTGGGTGTTTTCAGCTACACCCCAAAGACACAAACACTCAGGAACAGTATTCACACACCTGATAACCACACAGTTCCAGGGGTCTTGAACACAACCAAGCCACCTACAGTCACACAGGCTCTCACACACACCCTCAGCTCCCAAGCTGTGTGCTCACAGCTCCTCATCACCCCCAAGGACACACAGTCACCCTCAGCGGCCTCCCTCAAGGAGTTACCAGCTCTTAGTCACTCCAGATCCCATGGTGGTTCAGAGCTACACACAGATGTGCAGGTAGGTATGGAAGTCACAAGTTCTCATGGGATGCCACTTCAAAGGCAGTTACGTTTGAGTACACACTCCCTCACCCAGCGATGGTGAGAGTAAACACAGTATGGTCACACAGGCAGAGGCGGTTTCCCTTATTTATTCTCAGAGCGGTGTCAGAGGGGTTGTAAGGACACGGCGCTGACATAGGACAGTGGGCTCATTTGTGTCCCACACCTACTTGCCCCACCACACACCCAGGCGCTCCAGGGCAGCCCCCCTTCGCACATGTGGCGCTCACGCGGTCGACACGCACCGCACAGCACACCAGCCGCTGGGCCCGCGCAGCTGCGCACACGGCTCCCGCCAGTCAATCACGCCAGGAGTACACGGGCCCAGGTCACACGTGCCACGCGTACACAGTCCCCAGCTCGCCCGCGCACTCGCGCCGGCTCTCACACCCCCGCGTTTCCCGTCCCCGCTTGTTTTTCTGGAAACTCTGCTCTCCATTCCCCTCCCCCTAGGCCGGAAGCGCTCGCTGTATTTTTAGCCTCTCTGGTTTCCGCCCCTTTCCCCCCGGCCAGCCCGCCCGGGACCTGCCCCCCTGCGCCCCGTGGGGGACCCCGGCCATCCCCTTCCCCACCGTCATTCCAGAGGGGATTCCCGGCTTTCGCCGAGGCCACGGATTTTCCCGCTGGCTACGTGGGGAGCTGGGCGGAGTCCTGCCCTGAACTTCCTCCTGAGCTGGGACTCCTGAGGCctggacggggtggggggggatgggAGCCAGGCTCCTCGATCGGAGAGAGAGGAGTTGGTGGGGCTCGGACTCCTGCGTTTGGGAGACAGGGTGGCTGGGAACCAGGACTCCTGAGTCTGGTGAAGCCTGGGAGCCGGGTCTCCTGGGTCTGAGCGAGGAGGCGGATTGGAAACCCGAACCCCTTGATCTAAGCAAGGAGGGGCAGAGGCCGGGGCTCTTAGTACCCCCGCCCCTGTCAGTGTTTCGATGGGTACTCAGTCCTTCGGCGCGCAAAGCCCCTTCCAGTCCCTTCGAGAATCTCCCAATCCGAAGCGCCCTGGCCCTTGGGCCGATGACTCAGcagatgggagaggggagggggtcagcctgactcagggatgggAACTGCTCCCGGTCTCCAGGGAATCGAAACTggtattccctcctccaggatcgCGGCCAGAGCCAAGCCGGCCCCTAGGAACCCCGGAATGCCTCCCACCTCTCGTTCTCCTGCCCCTTAGTCCTACTACGAGCACAGGGATTTGGAGCCCAACTGGGCGGCGGGTGCCGGGCAtctccttttctccccttttcccccCCTTTTCCCGTAGTCCTCAAGCCTCTGTTTACAGGCGACCAAAACCCTGGTTACAGAGAGGAACCCGGGCGTCCGGGTCGAGCCTTCTCGTCACGGCTTCCAggaagcccccctcccccgccccttgcGAGTGAGTCACTGACGAGAGGGAGGCTGCAACCGTGCCAGAGCCGCCCGCAGCCGCCCAGCTCACGGGACCGGCCGGGAAGGCCCCTCGGCCCGAGAAAGCGCCGCACCAGGGATTCCCTTGCTCTGTCGGACGAGCAGATAAGCGTGCCTAGCAGAATCTCCCCACCTCAATACAAGCCCGCGGTCCGCAGTCACAGCCTGCAAGAATGAACTTTCCACCATAATAACTGCACTCCGTGGCAGGGCAATGATTTATTTCTACCACCATATTTTTAGTCAGGGCAGCCAGCTCTGGAGACCCCTttaaaaattagtgttttcacCGTTATCTTAAGAGAGCATCACTCAGGGCAACTCCTTGACAATAAAAGACTTGTCAGTGAGGGGAGTCATTTCTGCAAACGCAGAGTTCTTTCAAGGCACATTGCTTTATGAGAGACCCATCCGACCATGCGTTGGGGATGATCCATTTCTTCCATTTGAGACAGCTTTCTGGCAAAGAAACCCTCCACCATAATAAAAGATCTCCCCCTTTCCAATCTTGAGTTTTCTTGAGTGCAAACTCTTCAATATGTTTTAAGGCCCTGGTATTAGGCTACTGCCATTTACTTACAGGAGAATAACTTGGCCTCTTCATGTCTGGGTTCCCCTGtgtgtaaaatggacataataccTCCTTGAGTTAATGTATGTAAGACACTTTCTGCAATTGTGCCTAGCCCAGAGGAAGCCATCAGAAGCGCCATTATTTGTGTGAGGGGGAGAAGACACAGCGGTCCTGTACTGGGGAAATGAGGCCCCTTTCCAACCTCAACAGGTGTGTGggaccccacctcacccccagtCCTCGTGAGTGGGGGCGAAGAGGGCGGTCCAGGTCTCAGGATCTGGGCAGTTCGGGAGCAAGACCATGCCAGGCCGACAGCTCTCAGAAGAGAATTCTTCACCAGgactggggggggtgggggggggtggggaggggggccgaGGGGGAGGCGGTTCTTCTCTCACTGTTTTGCTCCTGCGGATTTCTGTCTGTGGATGTTTGTTTCTTCCAGTTTTCGCCCCTTCTGTTTCTgactccctccctcctgcttctCGCTCTGAATTTTCCTCTTTGGGGACTATCGACGTCTCGTCTTTTCAAGCTCTGCCTTCCcacctcccctcttctcctcacCCTGTCTCTTCCCCTCTGTGCATGTCTCCCTGTGTGCGTAACTCCCCCCGTGTGTGTCCCCATGTTTTTCTCTTTGcgtccttccttttctctcttgctctccGTTCGCCTCTCCCCGCCCCCGTCGGTCAGTGTCGCGCGCGCACGCCCTCGCCGCCTCTGCCCTTGTTAATTCCCCCGggagccctgcccccacctccgtCCCAGTTCTCTTCTCCGCGCCTCAGTCTCCAGCCTTGAAAACTGGGCCgacaccccccacaccccaccccacgcACTCCCCGCGGGGTCGCGACCGCCCGCGGGCCCCGCTCAGGCGAATTCGGGCTGGGGTCCAGGCGGAAGGGCTCCGAACCTGGGCGGGCCGGGCTGCGCTGGGGGCGCGCGTCCGGGAAGCGCCcctcctggccccgccccctggcCCCGCCCTCCCGGGCCAACTCCCCTTGGCCCCGCCCCCGCGTCAGGTCGGATAAAAGTGGCGGCTGTTCCACTCCACCGCAGCGTGACTTCAGCGCTCCCACTTTCCGCCGGCTCCACATCCTTCGGCCATCTGCGCCGCCATGGATCTCGCCGCCGTCTACAAGGTGAGCCCCCGCACTGATCGGCACCCCGACGTCCGCAACACCTGACTGACTCCcttctcaaaccagggctctTTAGGGCCGCAAACAAATTCCCGCCCCGaaccgccccacccccacccccaaccggTTTCCCTTCTCAAACTGGAGCTTCTTAGCGCTTCATACTGGCCTGGGGTTCCTGCCTCCCGTATCAGATCAGTGTGGTCCTCTGGGGATGAAAATGGAGCCTGTGGCTTTCTGGTCTCGGACCCAACACGAGTGGGGTAGCCCTCGGAGATGGAAAGCTGGAGAACTTTTCTCAGACCGGGGCTGTCTGGAGGCGGAAATGGCCCCCACACCTGGCTTACCCGAGTAGTTGCTGAGGGCGCGGTTTTGCGCGGAGGCGTTTCTTGGGCTGGAGTCTCAGGGTGAGGGGGAGCCGACTTCTGTCGCTCCCTGCCCCAGAGGATCTTGGAACTCTAAACCCAAAGAGATCCGGACTCCTGGCTTCATTTTGCCCTATGTCCCACTTGTGAAATTGGAGAAACCGATGAGCGGGGTCAGATCCCGAGAGACCCAGAGGCTTAAAAAATTAGAGGACAGCGGTCTGTCCTgacttcagggtccctctgaTCCAGCCCGGGGGGCCGAGATTCCTGGGTCCCTCGGGATGAGCTTAAGTCGCGAATAAACCTCCAAATCGGGATCCTTGAGATCCGAAACCCGAgttgttgtttcttttccttaGGGCGGGTGGGGCTGAGGCCGGGAGCCCACAAACCGGACTGGCAAGCCCTTGGTTGCCCTGCAGCTGGGGCGGGGCGTTACCCTGTATTTTCCGTGTCTTAACCGATCGTTGTTCCCACAGAGACTCCTGTCGCTGAGCCCTGAACTGCCATCCGACCTTGGGGAGACTGAGTCCGGCACCAGCTGGGCCTCCTCGGGACCCTGGAGCCTCAGCTCATCCGACTCCAGCCTGCCTGGGGTCGCTGCCCGCCTGCCTGGCCGCTCCACCAGCCTGGTGGAGGGTCGCAGCTGCGGCtgggtgcccccacccccaggctttgCGCCCCTGGCTCCTCGACCCAGCTCGGAGCTGTCGCCCTCACCCACCTCGCCTACCGCGACCCCCACCACCTCATCCCGCTACAAGACTGAGCTTTGTCGGACCTTCTCAGAAAGCGGGCGCTGCCGCTACGGGGCCAAGTGCCAGTTTGCCCATGGCCTGGGTGAGCTGCGCCAGGCCAGTCGCCACCCCAAGTATAAGACGGAGCTCTGCCATAAGTTCTACCTCCAGGGTCGCTGCCCCTACGGCTCGCGCTGCCACTTCATCCACAACCCCAGCGAGGACCTGGCTGCCCCCGGCCATCCCCATGTGCTGCGCCAGAGCATCAGCTTCTCAGGGCTGCCCTCGGGCCGCCGAACCTCGCCACCACCAGCAGGCCTAGCAGGCCCTTCCGTGTCCTCATGGTCCTTCTCGCCCTCCAGCTCCCCACCACCGCCACCCGCGGACATTCTACTCTCACCCTCTGCTTTCTCTGCTGCCCCAGGGACCCCTGTGTCCCGAAAGGACCCCACCCCAACCTGCTGCCCTTCCTGCCGAAGGGCCACCCCCAACAGCGTCTGGGGGCCTGTGGGTGGCCTAGCGCGGAGCCCTTCTGCACACTCCCTGGGATCTGATCCCGACGAATATgccagcagcggcagcagcctGGGGGGATCCGACTCACCTGTCTTTGAGGCTGGGGTTTTTGGGCCACCTCAGCCACCTGCCGCCCCTCGGCGACTTCCCATCTTCAATCGTATCTCCGTTTCGGAGTAACAAGTACCTGCCTAGTACAGATCAGCTGGATCTTAAGGGGGGCCATTTCTCTTGTGCGTCGGTTCCACAAGGGGTCCCGGGGCTGCAGGGAACTGAGGGACTCGTAATCATGTAGTTCTCCCCACCTTCCAAAGTGCATTAACTCACTCCCCTGACCCCCGCACTGGGGCAGGTCCTCAGCGTGCAGGCTGTTCGGGAAGGAGTGTTTTAtggggtcttttaaaaaaaaaaatgtagcaagTTTGAGGGAGGTAGTAAGCCTCTTCTCCCACTTCACCCCTGCCCAATGCTGTGAATAATAAGCCCCCAATGCCCCCTTCCAATTCTTCCTAGATCCTGAGGCTCCAGTGTCTGGTGATTGGAGCCTCATCTGAAAGGGAATCCTGGTGCTCAAACTTCTTTCCAAAAGCAAGTAGCCAAAGCCATTGCCAATGCCCGTCTCTCCCACCCCCGCCTTTGGCCTTTTATTTATGACGACTTTATTTATTCTAATAGattttatagtatttatatatattgggTCGTCTGCTTCCCttgtgtttttcttcctctttttgtaaTATTGGAAACGATGGAATAATTATTGTTATAAGTAcactataataatatattaagtaatatatattgttaaaaatttatttttgtggttttttggaatttttaaataaaagaaatcagtgTGTAAACTTGGAATCCGGCTGTTGTGCGGTCTTGAGGCAGTGAGATGGGAGGGGTGGACGGTGTGGCCTTTTTTAGAAACGGTGTGGAATCAGCCTCGGGTAGCTCCTCCAAACCTACCCAGAGCCCAGGCGCTGGCGGCACTTACCTGGCAGGAAGTGACGTCACCGGGCCCAGCCGTTCACCTGAGAGGGCGGGGCCAGGTGAGATCACCCGGGAGAGCCAGTTCCCGGGGCGTGGGGGGCGCTGAAACTCCTGTCCCGCCGGACTCCTCAACCCAGCTCTCGGCAGGGCGCGGGCGGGGACGAGATGTTTCCGTCCCCACGGGGCCGAGGGAGGAGGGCGGGGCGGAGTGGGGAGGACGGAATGTGCTGGGGCGCGAGCCCAGGGCGGGCGAAGGAAGGCGGCCGGCGcggcgggtgggggaggggtcgCCCCGGAAGCCGGGGCGTCCTGGGGTGCCACCGCCCGGCCTTCCAGGACCGGAGAGTGTGGAGATACACAGGTTTTCGGAATCTTGGGGGAGGCATCTTGAAAGCCTCAGGATTCTAGAATCTCAACACTGTGAAATCTCAGATTTGGTCTTCTGGAGACCTAACACTAGAACGTTTAAGAATCGCAgaactgtaaaaataaatgaaaaaaaaaaaagaatcgcaGAACTGTAGACTCTGGCTTTCCAGGCCCCTTGAATCTCGAATACCAAAATCTTGGCCTGTCTGGATTCGGGATTGCGGAATCTCGACTTTTCTGAGTCGTGGAAACTCGCGGTCTCTCGCCCCAGGCGGGGTGGGAGTCGCGATCGCGAGGGCAGGGAGGGTGGTTTTCGGTCGGGGCGGGGCTCCCGGGGAGGGCCGCGTCCTCGGACCATACAAGGCAAGAGGCGGCGGGAACCACCCCGGGGCGGAGAAGCCCGGCGCCCGGAGCCCGGAAGCTGCCCAGCGTCAGCGCCTGCGCCCCGCCCCCTTCCGCCGCGGCCTCCTCCCCCTTCGACCCCTGTTCCTCTCCTTACCCCTGGTTTTCCTCTACCCcgtcttccctctcctctccccacctcacccctccttctctctttcagTTCCTCCTCGCCAGACCCTCCTTCgccacccttcccctcccctacttcccccaccctctccagttcttcccctccccccgcaCTTCTCGCCCCTTCCTCTTTTTACTTTCCATTCCTTCTTGCCCCCCATCCTCCGTCCTCTATCCCCTGTTCTCTTTCCTTCCAATTCCCTCCCCCTTCTcgttccctttcctttcctctccacccctccctccctgcccaaaCCCTTCGTCCCCTTGgttccacctccctcctcaccccatttCTGCCCTACCCCATTCCCTCCTAGAGTGCTGTctcttcccctcccaccctcaTGCCTCCTTGACCTCTCACTCCGTGGCCCTCTCCCCTAGCCCACTGGTGGGTCCTACCCTTTGATCTTCTCTCCCATGAAGCCCTCCCATCCCCGCGCTCCGTTTTGGGAAAGGgctggggaaagagagagacagaaacctAGAAATGTTGGAGAGGAAGCGCAAGCTACGCAGATACATACAGACACTGAAAGAACAAGAAGTAACACAAAGGGTTCTtccctttgcaaaaaaaaaaaaaaaccagatactCTGCCC from Cervus elaphus chromosome 4, mCerEla1.1, whole genome shotgun sequence includes:
- the ZFP36 gene encoding mRNA decay activator protein ZFP36, with protein sequence MDLAAVYKRLLSLSPELPSDLGETESGTSWASSGPWSLSSSDSSLPGVAARLPGRSTSLVEGRSCGWVPPPPGFAPLAPRPSSELSPSPTSPTATPTTSSRYKTELCRTFSESGRCRYGAKCQFAHGLGELRQASRHPKYKTELCHKFYLQGRCPYGSRCHFIHNPSEDLAAPGHPHVLRQSISFSGLPSGRRTSPPPAGLAGPSVSSWSFSPSSSPPPPPADILLSPSAFSAAPGTPVSRKDPTPTCCPSCRRATPNSVWGPVGGLARSPSAHSLGSDPDEYASSGSSLGGSDSPVFEAGVFGPPQPPAAPRRLPIFNRISVSE